In Acinetobacter piscicola, a single window of DNA contains:
- the cueR gene encoding Cu(I)-responsive transcriptional regulator, with product MNIGQVSKQSGISNKMIRYYEQIGVLDTAKRAASGYRIYSEQDLKTLNFIRHARDLGFSSEQMKELLSLWKNTERQSAEVKQLTLQHIQVLNDKIAQLQAMVDLLQHSANCCSGNDQADCAILKNIELGAVET from the coding sequence ATGAATATCGGTCAGGTGTCTAAACAGTCAGGCATTTCCAATAAAATGATTCGTTATTATGAGCAAATCGGCGTGTTGGATACAGCAAAGCGTGCGGCTTCAGGTTATCGTATCTATTCAGAACAAGATTTAAAAACCTTAAATTTTATTCGACATGCGCGTGATTTAGGTTTTTCCTCTGAGCAAATGAAAGAATTATTATCGCTGTGGAAAAATACCGAACGTCAAAGTGCTGAAGTGAAACAACTGACTTTACAGCATATTCAAGTGTTAAATGACAAAATTGCCCAATTGCAAGCGATGGTTGACTTACTACAACATTCTGCGAATTGTTGTTCTGGCAATGATCAGGCAGATTGTGCGATTTTAAAAAATATTGAGTTGGGTGCTGTTGAAACGTAA
- a CDS encoding heavy metal translocating P-type ATPase: MSSQQYQETLSIEGMTCASCVGRVEKALKKVEGVDTAHVNLATEKAVIQSSHPLDRELLIKAVERAGYDVTASPAIELTIEGMTCASCVARVEKALKKVEGVQQANVNLATEQAWIQADAHVSSDRLIQAVQKAGYDAKLVSSNKTQQQDKKNSELQELKRDLIISLVLALPVFILEMGSHMIPAFHMWVMHHIGQYQSWLIQCVLTTLVLIFPGRRFYQKGIPALLRFAPDMNSLVAVGTLAAYSFSLVATFLPQLLPQGTVHVYYEAAAVIVSLILLGRYFEAKAKGRTSQAIQHLIGMQPKTARIHQNGQILEVPIANVTSDLIVEIRPGERVPVDGEVVEGHSYIDESMITGEPIPVEKSVGQSVVGGTINQNGTLNIRATAIGEASVLAQIIHMVEQAQGSKLPIQAVVDKVTMWFVPVVMGLALLTFFVWLIFGPDPALTFALINAVAVLIIACPCAMGLATPTSIMVGTGRGAEMGILFRKGEALQLLQDINVVAVDKTGTLTEGKPTLTDFQVMDSFAREQVLQIVASVEAKSEHPIALAIVDAAQQENIHFLPVTAFDSVTGSGIQAEVEGQAVQIGADRYMHEIGVNVSVFAAEAARLGNEGKTPIYVAIDQKLAAIVAVADPIKDSTYAAIDALHQLGLKVAMITGDHRHTANAIAQKLKIDQVEAEVLPDGKVEVVKQLQQKYGRVAFVGDGINDAPALAQADVGIAIGTGTDVAMEAAEVVLMSGNLQGVPNAIALSKATIRNIQQNLFWAFIYNIALIPIAAGILYPSFGILLSPIFAAGAMALSSVFVLANALRLKYFHALKFDA, encoded by the coding sequence ATGAGCTCACAACAGTATCAGGAAACTTTGTCAATTGAAGGCATGACTTGTGCCTCATGTGTGGGACGAGTCGAAAAAGCCTTGAAAAAAGTCGAGGGGGTAGACACTGCACATGTGAATCTAGCGACTGAAAAAGCCGTTATTCAATCATCTCATCCTTTAGACCGTGAATTGCTGATCAAAGCTGTGGAACGAGCAGGCTATGATGTGACAGCAAGCCCTGCCATTGAACTGACCATCGAAGGCATGACTTGTGCTTCTTGTGTAGCACGTGTGGAAAAGGCACTCAAAAAAGTGGAAGGTGTGCAACAAGCCAATGTTAATTTAGCCACTGAACAAGCTTGGATTCAGGCAGATGCCCATGTCAGCAGTGATCGTTTAATCCAAGCTGTGCAGAAAGCAGGCTATGATGCCAAACTTGTTTCAAGCAATAAAACTCAACAACAAGATAAAAAAAATAGTGAGTTACAGGAGTTAAAACGAGATCTCATTATTTCACTGGTTTTAGCCTTACCTGTTTTTATTTTAGAAATGGGTTCACATATGATTCCTGCATTTCATATGTGGGTGATGCATCATATCGGACAATATCAAAGTTGGCTGATTCAATGTGTACTGACGACCTTAGTGTTAATTTTTCCAGGGCGTAGATTTTATCAAAAAGGGATTCCTGCATTATTGCGCTTTGCACCAGATATGAATTCCTTAGTGGCAGTTGGAACATTGGCAGCCTATAGTTTTTCCTTGGTGGCTACATTTTTACCGCAGCTTTTACCGCAAGGTACAGTGCACGTTTATTATGAAGCCGCTGCGGTGATTGTGAGTTTAATTTTATTGGGGCGTTATTTTGAAGCCAAAGCCAAAGGACGAACATCTCAAGCTATTCAACATCTTATCGGTATGCAGCCAAAAACTGCCCGTATTCACCAAAATGGACAGATTCTAGAAGTACCCATTGCTAATGTAACGAGTGATCTTATTGTCGAAATTCGCCCAGGTGAGCGTGTACCTGTCGATGGTGAAGTTGTTGAAGGGCATAGTTATATTGATGAGTCGATGATTACAGGTGAACCCATCCCTGTTGAAAAATCTGTAGGTCAATCGGTTGTCGGTGGGACGATTAACCAAAATGGGACATTGAATATTCGTGCCACGGCGATTGGCGAAGCATCTGTTTTGGCACAAATCATTCATATGGTTGAGCAAGCACAAGGTTCAAAGTTGCCCATTCAAGCTGTAGTCGATAAAGTCACTATGTGGTTTGTTCCTGTGGTGATGGGTTTAGCACTGCTCACTTTCTTTGTTTGGTTAATCTTCGGTCCTGATCCTGCACTGACTTTCGCCTTGATCAACGCCGTTGCGGTACTGATTATTGCCTGTCCGTGTGCTATGGGCTTAGCAACACCAACGTCCATTATGGTAGGGACAGGTCGTGGTGCAGAAATGGGGATATTGTTCCGTAAAGGTGAAGCCTTACAACTTTTGCAAGATATAAACGTGGTTGCAGTCGATAAAACGGGGACATTGACCGAAGGAAAACCTACTTTAACTGATTTTCAAGTGATGGATAGTTTTGCTCGTGAGCAAGTTTTACAAATTGTCGCATCGGTTGAAGCCAAGTCTGAACATCCGATTGCGTTGGCAATTGTCGATGCGGCACAACAGGAGAATATCCATTTCTTGCCTGTAACCGCTTTTGACTCGGTGACAGGTTCAGGGATTCAAGCTGAAGTTGAGGGTCAAGCAGTCCAAATTGGTGCTGACCGTTATATGCATGAAATTGGAGTCAATGTCAGTGTATTTGCAGCCGAAGCTGCACGTTTAGGCAATGAAGGCAAAACTCCTATTTATGTGGCGATTGATCAAAAACTTGCCGCAATTGTTGCTGTTGCCGATCCGATTAAAGACTCGACCTATGCTGCGATTGATGCTTTACATCAACTTGGTTTGAAAGTTGCCATGATCACAGGCGATCACCGTCATACAGCTAACGCTATTGCCCAAAAGTTAAAAATAGATCAAGTCGAAGCTGAAGTTTTGCCTGATGGTAAAGTTGAAGTGGTGAAACAGTTACAGCAAAAATATGGTCGTGTGGCATTTGTTGGTGATGGCATCAATGATGCACCCGCATTGGCACAAGCAGATGTTGGTATTGCGATTGGCACGGGTACAGATGTTGCGATGGAAGCTGCTGAAGTGGTTCTTATGTCTGGTAATTTGCAAGGCGTACCCAATGCAATTGCGCTGAGTAAAGCGACTATTCGTAATATTCAGCAAAACTTATTTTGGGCATTTATTTACAACATTGCCTTGATTCCCATTGCCGCAGGGATTTTATATCCAAGTTTTGGTATTTTACTGTCACCAATTTTTGCCGCAGGGGCGATGGCGCTGTCTTCCGTATTTGTCTTGGCTAATGCATTACGTTTAAAATATTTTCATGCACTTAAATTTGACGCATAA
- a CDS encoding heavy-metal-associated domain-containing protein, producing MKLLIENMTCGGCARGVTATIQDVDSHAKVEVDLVSKIVTVDTTASTDQITAALAEDGFPAKVQ from the coding sequence ATGAAATTATTGATCGAGAATATGACCTGTGGTGGTTGCGCGCGTGGTGTCACTGCAACCATTCAAGATGTGGATAGCCATGCCAAAGTTGAGGTTGATTTGGTAAGTAAAATTGTCACTGTTGACACAACTGCGAGTACAGATCAAATAACTGCGGCTTTAGCAGAAGATGGTTTTCCTGCCAAAGTTCAGTAA
- a CDS encoding LysR family transcriptional regulator, translating into MELRHLKYFVAVVEEQSFTKAAEKLFIAQPPLSRQIQNLEAELGVQLFERGSRPLITTDAGGFFYNHALHLLSQADELKSMTKKIGMIDRTITLSFVGSLLFGYLSKIIFLFKQRNAHLKIELVELSSIEQVEALKNRKIDIGFGRINFDDPEIIRTKLRDEPLVLAIHAGHPLACKKGIFLEELVDEDLIFYPKDDQLNYSHYIATLFEQHNLKPRHVRYVREMALACGFAAAGDGMVIVPESAKNICLTNLKFIPILDLNAITHVVMAVRKEQYTEDIKSFFDCIYQVYDLEGISYNKHLGF; encoded by the coding sequence ATGGAGCTTAGACATTTAAAATATTTTGTGGCAGTGGTTGAGGAACAAAGTTTTACGAAAGCTGCTGAAAAATTATTTATTGCTCAGCCACCTTTAAGTCGACAAATCCAAAACTTAGAAGCAGAACTGGGTGTTCAGTTATTTGAAAGGGGCAGTCGACCCTTAATCACGACTGATGCCGGGGGATTTTTTTATAATCATGCTTTACACTTATTAAGTCAAGCCGATGAATTAAAAAGTATGACAAAAAAAATCGGTATGATTGATCGAACGATTACTTTGAGTTTTGTTGGATCATTATTATTTGGTTATTTATCTAAAATAATTTTTTTATTTAAACAAAGAAATGCTCATCTAAAAATTGAGTTGGTGGAACTGTCTTCAATTGAACAGGTGGAGGCATTAAAAAATCGAAAAATTGATATTGGTTTTGGTCGGATCAATTTTGATGATCCTGAGATTATTCGAACTAAATTACGAGATGAACCTTTAGTATTAGCGATACATGCTGGTCATCCATTAGCATGTAAGAAAGGTATTTTTTTAGAAGAATTGGTCGATGAAGATTTAATTTTTTATCCAAAAGATGATCAGCTTAATTATTCACATTATATAGCGACCTTATTTGAACAGCACAATTTAAAGCCTAGGCATGTGCGTTATGTACGAGAAATGGCTTTGGCATGTGGTTTTGCTGCTGCTGGTGATGGTATGGTAATTGTACCTGAAAGTGCTAAAAATATTTGTTTAACCAATTTGAAATTTATTCCTATTCTAGATTTGAATGCGATCACACATGTCGTTATGGCTGTTCGTAAAGAACAATATACAGAAGATATTAAATCTTTTTTTGATTGTATTTACCAAGTTTATGATTTAGAAGGGATTTCATATAATAAGCATCTCGGTTTTTGA
- a CDS encoding DUF2147 domain-containing protein, which yields MKPLFSLLTLFMISVHSYASDPLNGTVWKTIDDRTQKPMSLVQFKENANGTLSASIQKVFEASQAQKCTKCIGKYQNKPLIGLKIISNLKNSGHLKYTGGSITDPQTGKTYKFNANLSENGQVLKGRGFIGVSAFGRSQTWLRVN from the coding sequence ATGAAACCTCTTTTCAGCTTGTTGACCTTATTTATGATTTCTGTACACAGTTATGCGAGTGACCCCTTAAACGGTACGGTATGGAAAACCATCGATGATCGAACACAAAAACCCATGTCACTTGTCCAATTTAAAGAAAATGCTAATGGCACATTGTCTGCTAGCATTCAAAAAGTTTTTGAAGCGAGCCAAGCACAAAAATGTACAAAATGTATCGGAAAATATCAAAATAAGCCTTTAATTGGACTTAAGATCATTTCCAATTTAAAAAACTCAGGTCATCTGAAATATACAGGGGGAAGTATTACAGATCCACAAACAGGTAAAACATATAAATTTAATGCCAATTTATCTGAAAATGGGCAAGTTTTAAAAGGACGTGGTTTTATCGGTGTATCTGCATTTGGACGTTCACAAACATGGTTAAGGGTAAATTAG
- a CDS encoding LD-carboxypeptidase, whose amino-acid sequence MMKSLKFISIWAISLYVSISSHAKDTIYLISSSSAYDESYIPKITQAFESKGFSVNTQYLNQQLSDFGYVNTDHERAKNLIAALKNDHVKYLWFVRGGSGALNLLPELHAEINPIKQSTPKVLIGFSDVTAIHYFINNEIGWKSIHGTTAATGKIINAPTAASTETTAAITNINDTSENQKDVVDEIFSTLQNGVHYQGLLPLNHAAKNHFEQGTLTGGNLTLVQTLFSTKYERRWQNKILLLEDISVTYKQLDRLLHQILFKQDFHPKAIVFGQFYPSKTNDGERLIYKEVIRTFAEKSQIPVYYYPYFGHGKINKPFILGGKAHIACPQDSDYCSIFQEKL is encoded by the coding sequence ATGATGAAAAGTTTGAAATTTATATCTATATGGGCAATTTCACTTTACGTTTCGATCTCTTCACATGCGAAAGATACGATCTACCTCATTTCTAGTTCATCTGCCTATGATGAAAGTTACATCCCTAAAATAACTCAGGCTTTTGAAAGTAAAGGCTTTAGTGTGAATACACAATATCTAAACCAGCAGCTTTCAGACTTTGGCTATGTAAACACTGACCATGAACGCGCTAAAAATCTGATTGCTGCTTTAAAAAATGATCACGTGAAATATCTTTGGTTTGTACGGGGTGGCTCGGGGGCTTTAAATTTATTGCCTGAATTACATGCAGAAATTAACCCAATCAAGCAAAGCACACCGAAAGTTCTCATTGGCTTTAGTGATGTAACAGCCATTCATTATTTTATCAACAATGAAATTGGCTGGAAAAGTATTCATGGAACCACCGCCGCAACAGGTAAAATTATCAATGCACCGACTGCTGCTTCTACTGAAACAACGGCAGCAATCACAAATATAAATGATACTAGTGAAAATCAAAAAGATGTAGTTGATGAAATCTTTTCAACCTTACAAAATGGTGTGCATTATCAAGGGCTTTTACCGTTAAATCACGCAGCAAAAAACCACTTTGAGCAAGGTACCTTAACAGGGGGAAATTTAACGCTCGTACAAACGTTATTTTCGACCAAATATGAACGTCGTTGGCAAAATAAAATTCTGTTACTTGAAGATATTAGCGTCACCTATAAACAACTTGACCGCTTATTACATCAAATTTTATTTAAGCAGGATTTTCACCCTAAAGCCATCGTGTTTGGGCAGTTTTATCCAAGTAAAACCAATGATGGTGAACGTTTAATTTACAAAGAAGTGATTCGAACATTTGCCGAAAAAAGTCAAATTCCTGTGTATTATTATCCTTATTTTGGACATGGAAAAATCAATAAACCTTTTATTTTAGGTGGAAAAGCACATATTGCTTGTCCTCAGGACTCAGATTATTGTTCCATCTT